The following DNA comes from candidate division KSB1 bacterium.
TGCGGTCAAAGAGTGGATAAAGGAAATCGTTTAGTGGCTGTTCCGCTTTACGTCATCACCGGCTTTCTCGGCAGCGGTAAAACGACGCTGCTCAAGCAGTTGTTGGTACGCTATGCCGACTCTCAACGCATTGCCGTCGTTCAGAACGAGTTCGCCGACGTCAATGTCGATGCTCGAGAACTGTACCGCACGGGCAAAGCTTTTCATCTTTTGGAAATCAACCGCGGCTCGGTGTTTTGTATCTGCCTGATTGCCGACTTTACGACCTCTCTGGCGGAATTCATTGATCATTATGCGCCGGACGCGGTTTTCCTCGAAGCCTCGGGCCTGGCCGATCCCATTGCCGTGGCGGAGATTTTGACTGCACCGTCGCTCAGCGGCAAGGTGTACCTCGCCAATGTCTGGTGCATCGTAGACGCCGCTTCATTTTTGCTGCTGGAACGGGGCAATGTGCGGCTGAGGCATCAAGTTCAGGTCGCCGATTTGCTTTTGCTTAACAAAACAGATTTGGTCGATGAACCAAAGCTGCAGTGCATAGAAGCGCGGCTGCGGGAAATCAATCCTGCGGCGCCGATCGTTCGCTCAGTCTATTGCGCAACGAATGCCGTCGCGATCGAATCAATCCGGAGCCTGCCGAAGCAGTGCTGTGGTGAGTTGTCGGGCAGGCCGGAAGTCGGCACAGCAATCCTCAAAAGCAGCGTAAAAGTCGAACGCCGGGCACTGGAAAAATTTCTCGAACAAGAGGCTGCTTCGGCATGGCGTATAAAGGGATATGTGCGGCTTTCGGACGGCGGTGCCGTTTCCGTGCAGGCGGTTTTCGGCAAGCTGCAAGTGGATACCGTGCCCGATTACACCGGTGTGACGCAACTGGTTGTCATCGGGCCGGAGGTGAAGCAGGACGAGTGTGCTGAACGCTTTCGTCGCTCCTGCGAAAAAAACACTTCAGCTGAATAGGCAAAGCGCAGTCGAATGCCGAAAAATTCGGCAAGCAAAGATGCAGTTTATCGCCAACCATCTAGGGAGCATATGGCCATGACTTCACGCGATAGGGTTTTGCAAAGTTTATCGCACCGTCAGCCGGATAAAGTTCCGATCGACTTTGGTGCGACTGCGGTTACGGGAATTCATGCCAAAATCGTGGCGGAATTACGGGACTATTTTAATCTCGAAAAACGACTGGTCAAGGTTCATGAGCCTTATCAGATGCTCGGTTTAGTGGAGCCGGATCTGCAGGAAGCGCTCGGCGTCGATGTGGAAGGGGTTTTCGGCCGTGAGACGCTGTTCGGCTTTCCCAATGAGAATTGGAAAGAATGGCGTTTTCTCGATGATTTCACCGTCCTGGTCTCCGAGCATTTTCAAACCGACCTGCAGCCGGACGGCAGTTACGTCATTTATCCCAAAGGCGATCGTTCGGCGCCGCCCAGCGGCCGCATGCCCAAGGGCGGCTATTTCTTTGACAGCATCATCCGCCAGGAGCCGATCGACGATTCCCGTCTGAACGTGGAGGACAATCTTGAAGAGTTTAGTGAGATTTCCGAGGTCGATCTGGCTTACTTTGAACAGAAAGCAAAGCAGGCGCGCGCCACCGGCAGAGCGGTCATTGCCTCGTTCGGCGGCACGGCGCTCGGCGACATTGCCCTGGTACCGGCGCCCTTTTTGACTCACCCGAAAGGCATCCGCGATGTGCAGGAATGGTACCTGTCCACGTTGATCCGTCAGGATTATGTTCGAAAGATTTTCGACCGGCAAACGCAGATTGCAGTGCGCAACTTGGAAAAGCTTTGGCAGCGTGTCGGCGATTTGGTGGACATTGTCTTTATCTGCGGCACCGATTTCGGCACGCAAAGCTCGACCTTTTGCTCGCCGGAGACGTTTCGCACTCTTTGGCTGCCCTATTACAAGCGCATGAACGACTGGATTCACAAAAACACGACCTGGAAGACTTTTAAGCATTCCTGCGGGGCGGTCGAACCCTTCATTCCTTTGTTCATCGAGGCGGGATTCGACATTCTCAATCCGGTACAGATTGCCGCCGCCGGCATGGATCCAAAGCATCTGAAAAGAGAGTACGGAGCCCAGATCACGTTTTGG
Coding sequences within:
- a CDS encoding methyltransferase, giving the protein MTSRDRVLQSLSHRQPDKVPIDFGATAVTGIHAKIVAELRDYFNLEKRLVKVHEPYQMLGLVEPDLQEALGVDVEGVFGRETLFGFPNENWKEWRFLDDFTVLVSEHFQTDLQPDGSYVIYPKGDRSAPPSGRMPKGGYFFDSIIRQEPIDDSRLNVEDNLEEFSEISEVDLAYFEQKAKQARATGRAVIASFGGTALGDIALVPAPFLTHPKGIRDVQEWYLSTLIRQDYVRKIFDRQTQIAVRNLEKLWQRVGDLVDIVFICGTDFGTQSSTFCSPETFRTLWLPYYKRMNDWIHKNTTWKTFKHSCGAVEPFIPLFIEAGFDILNPVQIAAAGMDPKHLKREYGAQITFWGGGVDTQTTLMFKSPAEVRAEVLRNCEIFSRDGGFVFNTVHNIQGNVPLENVVAMLQAVREFNGD
- a CDS encoding GTP-binding protein, encoding MAVPLYVITGFLGSGKTTLLKQLLVRYADSQRIAVVQNEFADVNVDARELYRTGKAFHLLEINRGSVFCICLIADFTTSLAEFIDHYAPDAVFLEASGLADPIAVAEILTAPSLSGKVYLANVWCIVDAASFLLLERGNVRLRHQVQVADLLLLNKTDLVDEPKLQCIEARLREINPAAPIVRSVYCATNAVAIESIRSLPKQCCGELSGRPEVGTAILKSSVKVERRALEKFLEQEAASAWRIKGYVRLSDGGAVSVQAVFGKLQVDTVPDYTGVTQLVVIGPEVKQDECAERFRRSCEKNTSAE